Proteins from one Argopecten irradians isolate NY chromosome 15, Ai_NY, whole genome shotgun sequence genomic window:
- the LOC138309106 gene encoding tubulin alpha chain-like, with amino-acid sequence MRECISIHVGQAGVQIGNACWELYCLEHGLEPNGQLANEKKKGLNDDSFDTFFSETSSGKHVPRAVFVDLEPTVVDEVRTGKYRQLFHPEYLLTGKEDAANNYARGHYTIGKEYADPVLDLIRKLADNCSGLQGFLIFHSFGGGTGSGFASLLMERLSVDYGKKSKLEFAVYPAPQVSTSVVEPYNSILTTHTTLEHSDCAFMVDNEAIYDICKRNLDIESPSYINLNRIISQIVSSITASLRFDGALNVDLNEFQTNLVPYPRIHFPLATYAPIISAEKAYNEQLGVGEITSACFEPCNQMVKCDPRNGKYMAVCLLYRGDVVPKDVNKAIATIKTKRSIQFVDWCPTGFKVGINYQPPTVIPGGDLAKVQRAVCMLSNTTAIAEAWARLDHKFDLMYARRAFVHWYVGEGMEEGEFSEAREDLAALEKDYEEVAACDEEDDQEEY; translated from the exons ATG CGTGAATGTATCAGTATCCACGTGGGGCAGGCTGGAGTCCAGATCGGAAACGCCTGCTGGGAGTTGTACTGTCTGGAACATGGACTCGAGCCTAATGGACAGCTGGCCAACGAGAAGAAGAAAGGCCTGAACGACGACTCCTTTGATACCTTCTTTAGCGAGACGTCGTCTGGGAAGCACGTGCCCAGGGCTGTGTTTGTTGATCTCGAACCTACAGTAGTAG ATGAGGTACGAACGGGGAAGTACCGTCAACTTTTCCACCCAGAATATCTCTTAACGGGGAAAGAGGATGCAGCCAACAACTACGCCAGAGGTCATTACACGATCGGAAAAGAGTACGCCGATCCTGTACTGGACCTGATCCGGAAGTTAGCCGATAACTGTTCCGGTCTCCAAGGGTTTCTCATCTTCCACAGTTTCGGAGGAGGAACTGGTTCCGGTTTCGCGTCTTTGTTAATGGAGCGCTTGAGTGTCGATTATGGCAAGAAATCCAAACTAGAGTTCGCTGTTTACCCTGCACCTCAGGTATCAACATCGGTGGTGGAGCCATACAACTCCATCCTGACAACCCACACAACTCTGGAGCATTCAGACTGCGCATTTATGGTCGATAACGAGGCTATTTACGACATCTGTAAGCGTAACCTCGACATCGAGAGTCCATCATATATCAACCTGAACCGAATCATCAGTCAGATCGTCAGTTCTATCACCGCGTCACTTAGATTTGACGGAGCTCTCAATGTGGACCTTAACGAGTTCCAGACCAACCTGGTCCCGTACCCTCGTATCCATTTCCCCTTAGCCACCTATGCCCCAATCATCTCTGCAGAAAAGGCATACAATGAACAGCTCGGAGTTGGTGAAATCACCTCCGCCTGTTTCGAGCCGTGCAACCAAATGGTGAAGTGTGACCCACGGAATGGAAAGTACATGGCGGTCTGTCTACTTTACAGGGGCGATGTGGTTCCGAAGGACGTTAATAAAGCTATCGCAACCATCAAAACCAAGCGATCGATCCAGTTTGTAGACTGGTGCCCGACAGGATTTAAGGTCGGGATCAACTACCAGCCACCCACGGTGATCCCTGGCGGGGACCTCGCCAAGGTCCAAAGAGCTGTCTGCATGTTGAGCAACACCACAGCTATAGCCGAAGCTTGGGCTCGTCTGGATCACAAGTTTGACCTGATGTACGCCAGACGTGCGTTCGTCCACTGGTACGTCGGCGAGGGTATGGAAGAAGGCGAGTTCTCCGAGGCGAGAGAAGATCTGGCCGCATTGGAGAAAGACTATGAGGAGGTGGCGGCGTGTGATGAGGAGGATGATCAAGAGGAATATTAA
- the LOC138309226 gene encoding uncharacterized protein, producing the protein MNSFNVFALVAIMVQGVLGAGFDLSAIVNWYQQHHGSHHSSSVLPDTGCDNKDERDHVIRLLTDWHIHHESDAFKKFYVDVALIDMEMSAGALPKNRRAGTHDEAYKNHDTVPDVAHLEHLVRAGNMNAACRMDILHLIEKYEHISLPPTTTTSKPTTHAHHHQHHTHAPHTTHAPHTPKPTQQAVTPKPTTKAPTKATTTNAPITTTAKPVVQQQTSCDQLALVTDLAQTAIIAHPLAGFCGDGTRSQSESLILQTCSVTAPTQWRQGKQVLGNCEQIPKFSPISTFLLGNYVMDGTSLSGVLLECLPNGFKMAAQICGHTPQIYNILTGSSDARQNAGSYYVINS; encoded by the exons ATGAACAGCTTCAATGTTTTCGCCTTAG TGGCTATAATGGTACAGGGAGTCTTAGGAGCAGGTTTTGATT TAAGCGCCATTGTGAACTGGTACCAACAACACCACGGCAGTCACCACAGCAGCAGCGTCCTTCCTGACACTGGCTGTGACAACAAGGATGAGAGGGACC ATGTCATCAGATTGTTGACCGACTGGCATATCCACCACGAATCAGACG CTTTTAAAAAATTTTACGTTGATGTGGCACTGATCGACATGGAGATGTCCGCTGGAGCTCTACCAA AAAATCGCCGGGCCGGTACACACGACGAGGCCTATAAAAACCACGATACCGTACCTGATG TTGCCCATCTGGAGCACCTTGTCAGAGCGGGCAACATGAACGCTGCGTGTCGTATGGACATTCTACATTTAATTGAAA AATACGAACACATTTCTCTACCGCCAACGACGACAACATCAAAACCGACGACACATGCGCATCATCACCAGCATCACACGCATGCGCCCCACACTACGCATGCGCCCCACACGCCTAAGCCTACTCAACAAGCTGTCACCCCTAAACCGACCACAAAAGCGCCAACTAAGGCCACAACAACGAACGCTCCCATCACTACGACAGCCAAACCAGTTGTTCAGCAGC AAACATCATGTGATCAACTTGCCCTAGTTACGGACTTGGCACAGACTGCCATTATTGCTCATCCACTGGCTGGGTTCTGTGGGGACGGCACTCGCAGTCAGTCTGAATCTCTGATTTTACAGACTTGTAGCGTCACGGCTCCTACCCAGTGGCGACAGGGAAAACAG gTTTTGGGTAACTGTGAACAAATCCCCAAATTTAGTCCGATTTCTACCTTCCTCCTTGGTAATTACGTAATGGATGGCACGTCACTAAGCGGTGTTCTTCTGGAATGTCTTCCCAACGGATTCAAG